In the genome of Amphiura filiformis chromosome 4, Afil_fr2py, whole genome shotgun sequence, one region contains:
- the LOC140150352 gene encoding uncharacterized protein encodes MKIIIHPEIDRISEDLRVKLTADIYDEVIQFTAHAQLTQHRKSKARQQNKFARLQNSTRASRADSDLNWRKSDGLQPDKELKDKWVKNLSSRPLTETERDVLAKGLNFSVAPNCIPHVELITATESAIKHNNLCTSDAKELRTKVSACLVNAKTPNSNLNKQQREAIKTLGQDKDITILPADKGRCTVVLDKTEYHSKVCELLNDSKTYEPLKRDPTSGYRKKVIDSLQQLEKSDVIDRILYHKLYPGESVPKFYGLPKIHKPHAPLRPIVSSVDSVTYNVAKHIAYIIGPLVGKSQHHIINSQDFVNKVRDIRLDDNETITSYDVSALFTCVPPKEAIDCVREFLRKDNTLNERTKLSPDQVCELLELCLNTTYVVYDGKYYRQRHGCAMGSPVSPIVVNLFMEQFERVNEHIKFTQEELKEGKLAFLDCLVTVESDGRLETSVYRKDTHTDQYLLFDSHHPLIHKLGVIRTLFHRADTILSSEKAKEKEREHLQKALNLCGYRDWTFHKALSQTKSADKVSTAQATQGDGESKRGRNVTIPYVSGLSEKLRRIFKDQGIPVSFKPKNTLRQALVHPKDKQPKDKQSNIVQDYKWVPTDTKVLGREHILGVRDEWRTPTTRQLIQGSSLT; translated from the exons atgaagattatcattcatccag AAATAGACCGTATTTCGGAGGATTTACGTGTGAAATTAACAGCTGATATTTACGATGAAGTGATACAGTTCACCGCGCACGCGCAGTTAACCCAGCACCGGAAGTCAAAAGCCAGGCAGCAAAACAAGTTtgcaaggttgcagaattcgacgCGAGCTTCTCGAGCGGACTCGGACCTTAACTGGAGGAAAAGCGATGGATTACAACCGGATAAGGAACTGAAAGACAAATGGGTTAAAAATCTATCTAGTCGCCCGCTAACGGAGACCGAAAGGGATGTGTTAGCGAAAGGTTTGAACTTTTCTGTGGCACCGAATTGTATACCACATGTAGAACTGATCACAGCTACTGAATCAGCCATCAAACACAACAACTTGTGCACTTCGGACGCGAAAGAATTACGGACTAAGGTTTCAGCATGTCTGGTTAACGCGAAGACACCGAACTCTAACCTCAATAAACAGCAACGGGAGGCTATTAAAACGCTTGGACAAGACAAAGACATCACTATTTTGCCAGCGGATAAGGGTAGGTGCACGGTAGTGTTAGACAAGACTGAATACCATAGCAAAGTGTGTGAACTGTTGAATGATAGCAAGACATATGAACCACTGAAACGTGATCCAACTAGTGGTTATAGGAAGAAGGTTATTGACTCTCTCCAACAACTTGAGAAATCTGACGTTATCGACCGTATCTTGTATCATAAACTGTACCCTGGTGAGTCGGTACCCAAATTTTATGGTCTACCTAAGATCCATAAACCCCATGCTCCATTGAGACCTATTGTTAGCAGTGTGGACTCGGTCACGTACAATGTAGCTAAACACATCGCTTACATTATTGGACCGCTGGTTGGGAAATCACAACACCATATTATTAACTCCCAGGACTTCGTAAACAAAGTTCGCGATATTCGATTGGATGATAATGAGACTATTACCTCTTATGATGTGTCAGCGTTGTTCACCTGTGTACCACCGAAGGAAGCGATAGACTGTGTTAGAGAATTTCTAAGGAAGGATAACACCTTGAATGAGCGCACGAAACTTAGTCCAGACCAAGTTTGTGAACTTCTGGAACTTTGTCTTAATACCACCTATGTCGTCTACGATGGAAAATATtacagacaacgccatggatgcgcGATGGGATCGCCGGTTTCACCGATTGTTGTAAACCTgtttatggaacagtttgaacG CGTCAACGAACATATTAAGTTCACccaggaagaactcaaggaaggcAAACTTGCCTTTTTGGACTGTTTAGTTACAGTGGAAAGTGATGGTCGCTTAGAAACTTCTGTGTACAGAAAGGACACACACACAGATCAGTACTTGCTATTTGATTCCCACCATCCACTGATTCATAAGCTCGGAGTAATACGGACACTATTTCATAGAGCGGACACGATTCTGTCAAGcgagaaggcaaaggaaaaggaaCGCGAACACCTTCAGAAGGCCTTGAATCTTTGCGGATATCGCGATTGGACTTTTCACAAGGCTCTCTCTCAAACCAAATCAGCTGATAAAGTGTCCACCGCACAAGCTACACAAGGTGACGGTGAATCTAAACGCGGCAGGAACGTGACTATTCCATACGTATCTGGACTGTCGGAGAAACTTCGCAGAATTTTCAAAGATCAAGGAATCCCAGTGTCATTCAAACCTAAGAACACTTTGCGGCAAGCGCTggtccatcccaaggacaaacaaccaaaggacaaacaaagcaacattgt GCAGGACTACAAATGGGTACCAACAGATACTAAAGTGCTAGGAAGGGAACACATACTCGGTGTACGGGATGAGTGGCGAACCCCtacaacaagacaattaattCAAGGAAGTAGTCTGACTTAA